Proteins encoded in a region of the Micropterus dolomieu isolate WLL.071019.BEF.003 ecotype Adirondacks linkage group LG09, ASM2129224v1, whole genome shotgun sequence genome:
- the r3hcc1l gene encoding coiled-coil domain-containing protein R3HCC1L yields the protein MELEQPKEDSPPTPTPQSQSKRPSQALYAPKQRNSGSKDKGQSQGEVKPRPRPRYTDKARKNAKNKNNKTGAADKGAPVGGEDGGDSKPAVKEEQDADVQVNGHAATNEEMLADTTSCLEATSLQDEKGEEDSWDTLFNDDGDCLDPHLLEELAVNEGRKKGSIQQPRFDYYNMDQDDDDDDIDLSEDELSHIVEIYDFPAEFKTEDLLKLFQCYQQRGFDIQWIDDSHALGLFSSPIAAREALRSKHPLMKLRPLSKSSPATKAKARSCSDYLLPAKQRPQTSAALARQLVIGALGVKSNITKEQRDAERRKLQEAREQKRLAAKQKEDAWDGK from the exons ATGGAGCTGGAACAGCCAAAAGAAGACAGTCCTCCAACACCCACACCTCAATCTCAGTCAAAAAGGCCAAGTCAGGCTCTTTACGCCCCCAAGCAACGAAATAGTGGCTCCAAAGATAAAGGTCAGAGTCAGGGAGAAGTCAAACCAAGACCCAGGCCTCGCTACACAGACAAGGCAAGAAAAAACGCcaagaacaagaacaacaagACTGGAGCAGCTGATAAAGGAGCGCCAGTtggaggagaagatggaggtgACAGCAAGCCTGCTGTGAAAGAAGAGCAGGATGCAGATGTGCAGGTTAATGGCCACGCTGCAACCAATGAGGAGATGCTAGCAGATACTACCTCATGTCTGGAAGCAACATCCCTTCAGGACGAAAAGGGGGAAGAGGACAGTTGGGACACCTTGTTCAATGATGATGGAGATTGTCTGGATCCGCACCTGCTTGAAGAG CTGGCTGTGAATGAAGGTAGAAAGAAGGGATCAATCCAACAGCCCAGGTTTGATTACTACAACATGGACcaagatgatgatgacgacgacATTGACCTCAGTGAGGATGAACTTTCTCACATTGTAGAGATCTACGACTTCCCTGCAGAGTTTAAGACAGAGGACCTTCTCAAGTTATTTCAGTGTTACCA ACAGAGAGGCTTTGACATCCAGTGGATTGATGACTCACATGCCCTGGGTCTCTTCTCAAGCCCCATAGCAG CCCGTGAAGCTCTAAGATCCAAACATCCCCTGATGAAGTTGCGACCACTCTCCAAATCCTCCCCTGCTACAAAGGCCAAAGCCCGTAGCTGCTCAG ACTACCTCCTTCCTGCTAAACAGAGACCTCAAACGAGTGCAGCGCTGGCTCGCCAGCTTGTGATCGGCGCCCTTGGTGTGAAGAGCAACATCACAAAGGAGCAGCGCGatgcagagaggaggaaactCCAGGAGGCAAGAg AACAAAAGCGCCTGGCAGCCAAACAGAAGGAAGATGCTTGGGATGGGAAGTGA
- the LOC123976599 gene encoding cartilage acidic protein 1-like — translation MWISGLLLLLVGLWHQSHSQSSEPMLQVVTQTMLPPDSLHNPTQLNYGMAVTDVDGDGDLEVVVAGYNGPNLVLKYDRTQKRLVNIAVDDSNSPYYALRDRAGNAIGVTACDVDGDGREEIYFLNTNNAYSGRATYSDKLFKFRNGRFEDLLSDELNVRRGVANRMAGRSVACVDRKVSKHTV, via the exons ATGTGGATTTCAGGTCTATTGCTCCTCCTGGTTGGACTCTGGCATCAGTCCCACTCCCAGAGCTCTGAGCCCATGCTTCAGGTCGTTACACAGACGATGCTTCCCCCCGACAGTCTGCACAACCCCACGCAGCTCAACTATGGGATGGCTGTAACAGACGTGGATGGTGATGGTGACCTGGAAGTGGTAGTGGCAGG GTACAATGGCCCCAACCTGGTGCTGAAATATGATCGCACTCAGAAGAGGCTGGTAAACATTGCTGTTGATGACAGTAACTCTCCTTACTACGCCCTGAGGGACCGAGCAGGGAACGCTATTGGAGTTACTGCCTGTGATGTGGATGGAGATGGCCGTGAGGAGATCTACTTCCTCAACACAAACAATGCTTACTCTG GACGGGCAACTTATTCAGACAAGCTCTTCAAGTTTCGAAATGGTCGCTTTGAAGATCTTCTGAGCGACGAGCTCAATGTACGTCGCGGCGTTGCTAATCGCATGGCAGGACGTTCAGTTGCATGTGTTGACAGGAAGGTCAGTAAACACACTGTGTAA
- the LOC123976551 gene encoding gastrula zinc finger protein XlCGF57.1-like, which yields MSKVQMLRGFINQRLTAAAEEIFGLFERTISEYEEELCRSKEENQRHRKLLDAVFQPEVRLHRAGVQQLLVSKEEVPPEEQQQWSHRLDQEDPPEPPHIKEEQEELWTSQEGEQLPGLEDADITKFPFTLVPVKSEEDEEKPQSSQLHQSQTEENRDADHLNSDCATSLGHKEHLHKHKATETGVNQFSFSVCGKRYLVKKSLMTHMRLNAEGEHFSCSVCKKTFKWRTDLETHRRMHTEREKPFSCSVCGKRFAKKAYLTQHLTVHTGEKPFTCSICGKRFAQKGVLGRHLMVHAGVKPFSCSICGKTFARKDNQRQHMKFHLEEKPFSCSVCGKGFTQRTTLSRHVILHTGDKPFSCSVCGKQFAQKANLSQHRILHTGEKRFSCSVCGKRFSVNGNLRQHLTLHTGEKPFSCSVCGKQFAKKAYLRQHLTVHTGEKPFTCSICGKTFAQKGVLSRHLMLHTGEKPFSCSICGKKFAKKANLSQHLTVHTGEKPFTCSICGKTFAQKGVLSRHLILHTGEKPFNCSVCGKQFAQKGNLSQHLTLHTGEKPFSCSVCGKRFSIKGNLRQHLTLHTGEKPFSCSICGKQFAKKAYLGQHLTVHREEKSFSCSVCDKRFTLLDELNTHKCVVENSGRNEAACGDVFFQQD from the coding sequence GCGTCCAGCAGCTGTTGGTGAGTAAAGAAGAGGTTCCCcctgaggagcagcagcagtggagccacaggctggaccaggaggacccaccagagccgccacacattaaagaggaacaggaagagctctggaccagtcaggagggagagcagcttccagGACTGGAGGATGCTGATATCACCAAGTTCCCATTCACTCTTGtccctgtgaagagtgaagaagatgaagagaaacctcagtcctcacagcttcatcaaagccAGACTGAAGAGAACAGAGATGCAGATCATTTGAACTCTGACTGTGCTACAAGTTTAGGCCACAAGGAAcatctgcacaaacacaaagcaacTGAAACAGGAGTGAACCAATTTAGTttctcagtttgtggtaaaagatacCTTGTGAAAAAGTCCTTAATGACTCATATGAGACTTAATGCGGAAGGAGAACatttcagctgctcagtttgtaaaaaaacatttaaatggagAACAGATCTTGAGACTCACAGGAGAAtgcacacagagagggagaaaccatttagctgttcagtttgtggtaaacGATTTGCAAAAAAGGCATATTTGACTCAACACTTGacagtccacacaggggagaaaccatttacaTGTTCAATTTGTGGAAAAAGGTTTGCGCAAAAGGGGGTTCTTGGTCGACACTTGATGGTCCACGCAGGGGTGAAACCATTTAGTTGTTCAATTTgtggtaaaacatttgcacGAAAGGATAATCAGAGACAGCACATGAAGTTCCATTTAGaagagaaaccatttagttgttcagtttgtggtaaaggATTTACTCAAAGAACAACTCTGAGTCGACACGTGATCCTCCACACTGGGGATAAACCATTCAGttgttcagtttgtggtaaacaaTTTGCACAAAAGGCAAATCTGAGTCAACACAGGATCCTTCACACAGGGGAAAAACGATTTAGCtgttcagtttgtggtaaacGATTTTCAGTAAACGGAAATCTGAGACAACACTTGACtctccacacaggggagaaaccatttagttgttcagtttgtggtaaacaaTTTGCAAAAAAGGCATATCTAAGACAACACTTGacagtccacacaggggagaaaccatttacTTGTTCAATTTGTGGCAAAACATTTGCGCAAAAGGGAGTTCTTAGTCGACACTTGATgctccacacaggggagaaaccatttagttgcTCAATTTGTGGTAAAAAATTTGCTAAAAAGGCAAATCTGAGTCAACACTTGacagtccacacaggggagaaaccatttacTTGTTCAATTTGTGGCAAAACATTTGCGCAAAAGGGAGTTCTTAGTCGACACTTGATcctccacacaggggagaaacccttTAAttgttcagtttgtggtaaacaaTTTGCACAAAAGGGCAATCTGAGTCAACACTTGACtctccacacaggggagaaaccgtTTAGCtgttcagtttgtggtaaaagattctCAATAAAGGGAAATCTAAGACAACACTTGACtctccacacaggtgagaaaccatttagttgtTCAATTTGTGGCAAACAATTTGCAAAAAAGGCATATCTGGGACAACACTTGACAGTCCACAGAGAGGAGAAATCGTTTAGTTGTAGTGTTTGTGATAAAAGATTCACTCTGCTAGATGAACTCAACACACACAAGTGCGTTGTTGAGAACAGCGGAAGAAATGAAGCTGCTTGTGGAGATGTTTTTTTCCAGCAGGATTGA